A window from Mycolicibacterium tokaiense encodes these proteins:
- a CDS encoding circularly permuted type 2 ATP-grasp protein yields MPSENGRQSRSSSAGTRRDGRKHEQIFDGYNTRGAYDQAFDEMFDAQGNVRGPYKGIYAELAPSDASELAARSEALGRAFIDQGITFSLSGQERPFPLDLVPRVISAAEWSRLERGITQRVKALEMYLDDIYGDQEILRDGVIPRRLVTSCEHFHREAVGIVPPNGVRIHVAGIDLVRDGQGTFRVLEDNLRSPSGVSYVMENRRTMARVFPNLFASHRVRAVGDYSSHLLRALRKSAATNEADPTVVVLTPGVYNSAYFEHSLLARQMGVELVEGRDLFCRDNTVYMRTTEGERQVDVIYRRIDDEFLDPMHFKPDSVLGVAGVLNAARAGNVVISSAVGNGVGDDKLVYTYVPTMVEYYLGEKPALANVDTFRCWLDDEREEVLDRIDELVIKPVEGSGGYGIVFGPDASEKELAAISKKVRADPRGWIAQPVVQLSTVPTQIDDRLSPRHVDLRPFAVNDGDDVWVLPGGLTRVALPEGSLVVNSSQGGGSKDTWVLASRTSVADRELGAAEVVRALPKAPKSAADRNGDGASSSQQQQQQAGVLSQQQGPQSQQQQQQQQAVMH; encoded by the coding sequence CTGCCCAGTGAGAACGGACGACAGTCACGCAGTTCTTCGGCCGGAACGCGTAGAGACGGTCGAAAACACGAGCAGATCTTCGACGGCTACAACACCCGCGGGGCCTACGACCAAGCGTTCGACGAGATGTTCGACGCCCAGGGCAATGTCCGAGGACCGTACAAGGGCATCTACGCCGAGCTCGCGCCCTCGGATGCGTCGGAGCTGGCCGCGCGCTCCGAGGCGCTGGGCCGTGCGTTCATCGACCAGGGCATCACCTTCTCCCTGTCCGGTCAGGAGCGGCCGTTTCCCCTGGATCTGGTTCCGCGGGTCATCTCCGCCGCCGAATGGTCGCGGCTGGAGCGGGGCATCACCCAGCGGGTCAAGGCGCTGGAGATGTACCTCGACGACATCTACGGCGACCAGGAGATCCTGCGGGACGGCGTCATCCCACGCCGGCTGGTGACCTCGTGTGAGCACTTCCACCGGGAGGCGGTGGGAATCGTCCCACCGAACGGGGTGCGCATCCACGTCGCGGGTATCGATCTGGTGCGCGACGGTCAGGGCACCTTCCGGGTGCTCGAGGACAACCTGCGCTCACCGTCGGGCGTCTCCTATGTGATGGAGAACCGCCGGACCATGGCGCGGGTGTTCCCCAACCTGTTCGCCTCGCACCGGGTACGTGCCGTCGGTGATTACTCCTCGCACCTGCTGCGGGCGCTGCGCAAGTCCGCGGCCACCAACGAGGCCGACCCGACGGTGGTGGTGCTGACCCCCGGGGTCTACAACTCGGCGTACTTCGAGCACTCCCTGCTGGCCCGCCAGATGGGTGTGGAGCTGGTGGAGGGCCGCGACCTGTTCTGCCGCGACAACACCGTCTACATGCGCACCACCGAGGGCGAGCGTCAGGTGGACGTGATCTACCGCCGCATCGACGACGAGTTCCTGGACCCGATGCACTTCAAACCGGACTCCGTGCTCGGCGTCGCCGGGGTGCTCAACGCCGCGCGGGCGGGCAACGTGGTGATCTCCAGCGCCGTCGGCAACGGCGTGGGCGACGACAAGCTGGTCTACACCTATGTGCCGACCATGGTCGAGTACTACCTGGGCGAGAAGCCGGCGTTGGCCAACGTGGACACCTTCCGGTGCTGGCTCGACGACGAGCGGGAGGAAGTGCTCGACCGCATCGACGAACTGGTGATCAAACCGGTAGAGGGCTCCGGCGGGTACGGCATCGTCTTCGGCCCGGATGCTTCCGAGAAGGAGCTGGCCGCCATCTCGAAGAAGGTGCGCGCCGATCCGCGCGGCTGGATCGCCCAGCCGGTGGTCCAGTTGTCGACCGTGCCCACCCAGATCGACGACCGGCTCTCGCCGCGGCACGTCGACCTGCGCCCGTTTGCGGTCAACGACGGCGACGATGTGTGGGTGCTGCCGGGTGGGCTGACCCGCGTGGCGCTGCCGGAGGGCTCCCTGGTGGTGAACTCCAGCCAGGGCGGCGGGTCGAAGGACACCTGGGTGCTGGCATCGCGCACCTCGGTCGCCGATCGCGAACTCGGCGCGGCCGAGGTGGTCCGGGCGCTGCCCAAGGCGCCCAAGTCAGCGGCGGACCGCAACGGCGACGGTGCGAGCTCGTCTCAGCAGCAACAACAGCAGGCCGGTGTGCTGAGTCAGCAGCAGGGACCGCAGAGCCAGCAACAGCAGCAACAACAGCAGGCGGTGATGCACTGA
- the rpsT gene encoding 30S ribosomal protein S20 has translation MANIKSQQKRILTNERARLRNQSVKSALRTAVRGFREAVEAGDKEKAGELLVSTSRKLDKAASKGVIHKNQAANKKSALALALNKI, from the coding sequence GTGGCCAACATCAAGTCGCAGCAGAAGCGCATCCTCACCAACGAGCGCGCCCGACTGCGCAACCAGTCGGTGAAGTCCGCGCTTCGCACGGCTGTCCGCGGATTCCGGGAAGCCGTCGAGGCCGGTGACAAGGAGAAGGCCGGCGAGCTGCTGGTGAGCACCAGCCGCAAGCTCGACAAGGCCGCCAGCAAGGGCGTCATCCACAAGAACCAGGCCGCCAACAAGAAGTCGGCCCTCGCCCTGGCGCTCAACAAGATCTGA